From a single Paenibacillus sp. FSL W8-0426 genomic region:
- a CDS encoding tyrosine-type recombinase/integrase, translating to MENGTDLRYIQELLGHTSARTTQRYTHVSSKNIQRIQSPLDRMDFGD from the coding sequence TTGGAAAACGGGACAGACCTGCGCTACATTCAGGAGCTGCTTGGTCATACGAGCGCACGTACAACTCAGCGATATACGCATGTTAGTTCGAAGAATATCCAGCGTATTCAAAGCCCGCTGGATCGGATGGATTTTGGGGATTGA
- a CDS encoding DUF3024 domain-containing protein: protein MDDFTKKRIMKIMDKYTKNAVPEHMKSQIRISYKIRGNHVTLIEERQGFKSDQWVQMPVAQFRLGENEWKIYWQDSKGKWHFIDDIEPNEDFETQLKIVDEGHNGMFWG from the coding sequence ATGGATGACTTTACGAAGAAGCGGATTATGAAGATCATGGACAAATACACTAAAAATGCAGTACCAGAACATATGAAAAGCCAAATAAGAATCAGTTATAAGATCAGAGGAAATCATGTAACATTGATTGAAGAAAGACAAGGATTCAAAAGTGATCAATGGGTGCAGATGCCAGTAGCTCAGTTTAGATTAGGTGAGAATGAATGGAAAATATATTGGCAAGACAGTAAAGGGAAATGGCATTTCATAGATGATATCGAACCGAATGAAGATTTTGAAACACAGTTAAAGATAGTGGATGAAGGACACAACGGAATGTTTTGGGGATAG
- a CDS encoding Cthe_2314 family HEPN domain-containing protein, whose amino-acid sequence MKYVRYPTEEEWHEILNQSPFIGFQFSSTDFVDNASDATVFFDGPIINSYGSLLVHRFKALLESYIMLSFYYQLGIPDNVEDKNNSEIFEKFEPHHFGNKEKFDYYSDVFYLKAFSCLEAIGHILKERYNLKVKKVEFKNIVRKMKNENPDLFKNLAK is encoded by the coding sequence ATGAAGTACGTTAGATATCCGACTGAAGAAGAATGGCATGAAATTTTGAATCAAAGTCCATTTATAGGATTCCAATTTTCATCTACTGATTTTGTTGATAACGCTTCAGATGCAACGGTCTTTTTTGATGGACCAATAATCAATTCATATGGATCATTGCTAGTGCATAGATTTAAGGCACTGCTTGAAAGCTATATCATGTTAAGTTTCTATTATCAATTAGGAATACCGGATAACGTAGAAGATAAAAATAATAGTGAAATATTTGAAAAGTTTGAACCCCATCATTTTGGAAATAAAGAAAAGTTCGATTACTACTCAGATGTTTTTTATCTTAAAGCATTTTCATGTTTAGAAGCTATAGGACACATACTTAAGGAACGATACAACCTAAAAGTAAAAAAAGTAGAGTTCAAAAATATAGTTAGAAAGATGAAAAATGAAAATCCTGATTTATTTAAAAATTTAGCGAAATAA
- a CDS encoding tyrosine-type recombinase/integrase, producing MQIRLRLRCSDLDIERKTIIVRQGKGHKDQRTLLSNLAWDIVQKYIAEYRPNRWLFPGQSSDRHLTERSVQKVFEEARRRAGIEKKEVFMH from the coding sequence ATGCAAATAAGGTTGCGTCTGCGTTGCAGTGATCTGGATATTGAAAGGAAAACAATCATCGTGAGACAGGGGAAGGGGCACAAGGATCAGAGGACGCTTCTTTCAAATCTTGCCTGGGATATCGTGCAGAAATACATAGCTGAATATAGACCTAATCGTTGGCTGTTTCCGGGGCAATCTTCTGATCGACATCTTACCGAGCGGAGCGTGCAGAAGGTTTTTGAAGAAGCAAGACGACGTGCAGGTATTGAGAAAAAGGAAGTATTCATGCACTGA
- a CDS encoding Type 1 glutamine amidotransferase-like domain-containing protein, with protein sequence MAKLILLSDLKENDRLLNKLEDIFGGIKPSIAYIPSCSDPDRTYFKATTEFYNKIGIEDIEYKDLDEEYDEIVISTIFEHNAIHLSGGNTFYFLHLLRKRGFIDSLRTYVSNGGILIGVSAGSLLMTKTIELAGYGEDGDLNGVGLKDMKALGLVEFEFLPHWDGSEKTEQSISRYAKAKDITVYLCRDGDAVVVNNTKIEFIGDIRVIN encoded by the coding sequence ATGGCTAAATTGATTTTGTTAAGTGACCTGAAAGAAAATGATAGATTGTTGAATAAATTAGAAGACATCTTTGGAGGGATAAAACCTTCTATTGCTTATATACCTTCGTGTTCTGATCCGGACAGAACATATTTCAAAGCGACAACGGAGTTTTATAACAAGATTGGAATTGAAGATATCGAATATAAGGATCTCGATGAAGAGTATGACGAGATAGTTATTTCCACTATTTTTGAGCACAATGCGATTCATTTATCTGGAGGGAATACATTTTATTTTTTGCACTTGTTACGTAAACGGGGCTTTATAGATTCGTTGCGCACATATGTCAGCAATGGTGGAATTTTAATTGGGGTTAGTGCCGGAAGTTTATTAATGACGAAAACAATCGAATTAGCCGGCTATGGCGAAGATGGAGACTTAAATGGAGTTGGGTTAAAAGATATGAAAGCATTAGGTTTAGTAGAATTTGAATTTTTACCTCACTGGGATGGCTCAGAAAAAACAGAACAATCAATAAGTCGTTATGCAAAGGCAAAAGATATAACAGTTTATTTATGTAGGGATGGAGATGCAGTAGTAGTAAATAACACAAAAATTGAATTCATTGGGGATATAAGAGTAATTAACTAG
- a CDS encoding lysozyme inhibitor LprI family protein: protein MKGKILLLFFMTIVFSSCQNSSQSTTLNSETKSIMNSKLPPDAVSTGNGTESKEITEGQSDPSNNEVLSMSIGTYDLSGEFYDEMLRNPIDHDYEVELNEFQNSKEIITTLEWGALESKYTEIWDKELNQIYKKLLSKLDREPREALIESQKEWLKYHLRETKFVEKTFIDNGYLGSQGSVSLGTVIRERIRERTMQLFEYRYLLDGEVEFVYRSKK, encoded by the coding sequence ATGAAAGGAAAGATACTCTTATTATTTTTTATGACGATCGTGTTTTCATCTTGTCAAAATAGTAGTCAATCGACTACCTTAAACAGCGAAACTAAATCAATAATGAATTCTAAACTGCCTCCTGATGCAGTGAGTACAGGTAATGGAACAGAATCGAAAGAAATAACTGAAGGTCAATCGGATCCTTCTAATAATGAAGTGTTATCCATGAGCATTGGGACCTACGATTTGAGTGGGGAATTTTATGATGAAATGCTTCGAAATCCTATAGATCATGATTATGAAGTGGAATTAAATGAATTTCAAAATTCCAAAGAGATTATTACAACATTGGAATGGGGGGCGTTGGAAAGCAAATATACAGAGATCTGGGATAAAGAGTTGAATCAAATATATAAAAAGCTTCTTTCTAAGTTGGATAGAGAACCAAGAGAAGCATTAATTGAATCGCAGAAAGAATGGTTAAAGTATCACTTAAGGGAAACAAAATTTGTAGAGAAGACATTTATTGATAATGGTTACCTTGGATCACAAGGATCAGTAAGCTTAGGCACGGTTATACGGGAGAGAATTAGGGAAAGAACAATGCAATTATTTGAATATCGATATTTGCTAGATGGTGAAGTTGAGTTTGTATACCGAAGTAAAAAATAG
- a CDS encoding serine hydrolase domain-containing protein, protein MKKILSKTGTLTVCVILLIAIITTIACWDELGSLVRTGNYDSTDNMVETIMAKSATPGVAMVVSERGKTEYKNYGYADVNNQKRVTEESLFELGSTTKAFTALAVILLENEGYLSLSDSITDYIPSFEPTIMGEKVNITIHQLLAHTSGIPPWSIRLIPEGTTEDMLEKTIHNVSDIALDTYPGTACNYATVNYDILAMIIEKVTGKRYQDYMTENILVPLGMTDSYFSTGQEKETDKLTKGYRVFLEKA, encoded by the coding sequence TTGAAGAAAATACTAAGTAAAACAGGCACATTAACAGTATGTGTCATCCTACTTATCGCAATCATTACCACTATAGCGTGTTGGGATGAACTTGGGAGTTTGGTAAGGACAGGGAATTATGATAGTACGGATAATATGGTAGAAACCATAATGGCCAAATCAGCGACTCCAGGGGTGGCTATGGTAGTATCAGAGCGGGGCAAGACAGAATATAAGAATTACGGATATGCAGATGTTAATAATCAAAAGAGGGTAACTGAAGAGTCATTATTTGAGTTGGGATCGACTACAAAGGCATTTACGGCTTTGGCCGTTATTTTATTAGAAAATGAGGGCTACTTATCTCTTTCAGATTCTATTACAGATTATATTCCATCGTTTGAGCCAACCATTATGGGTGAGAAAGTTAATATTACGATTCATCAGTTGTTAGCTCATACAAGTGGAATTCCACCGTGGAGTATTCGGTTAATTCCTGAAGGTACCACGGAGGATATGCTTGAAAAAACGATACATAATGTGTCAGACATTGCATTAGATACGTATCCTGGGACAGCTTGTAATTATGCTACAGTTAATTATGATATTTTAGCGATGATTATTGAAAAAGTTACAGGCAAACGTTATCAGGATTACATGACTGAAAACATACTGGTTCCTTTAGGAATGACTGATAGTTATTTTTCAACAGGTCAGGAAAAGGAAACTGATAAACTTACCAAAGGATATCGTGTTTTTTTGGAAAAAGCTTAG
- a CDS encoding serine hydrolase domain-containing protein: MQISRRYHTVNKVIASVLSFIFIIMAIAVPAYAEEEQVETTPSRIPLSELEETIDAYVASYEKYTAAVSVVAIKDGETIVNKAYGFADIENQRKADTSTVFEWASISKLLVYTSVMQLVEQGKLDLETDIREYLPEGFFQKLKYDEPVTLMNLMHHNAGWEDQTATEVYYYAENETYDLGETLRKNEPKQIYKPNSVVGYSNYGVGLAGYIVELVSGQPFYEYVNQHIFEPLHMNDTTIHPTGQNRPDLVQRRNEIEGYTKELKRIPENRVYVTFYPTGAAMGTAEDLGKFLAALMPVDDSHVLFAKRDTLDEMLSTSLYYDGTSIPRFAHGFVEMEYGVPTLLHEGNLKGFSSKVVFDPKSKFGMVVMTNIAFEEIYYYGLISKIFGNSTYVNSVTSEKGGYFQSARRPASRFTDLFRQLDITKFSKAELSSLYNVVEHNGVVEKISYTPYMDYLPVSSLTVNLITISFIPVALAIIFSLGVLIGYIIRMLLYKFKKRGNPPTHFDTYYFAIHFAGVLLLLNLFIIFTRLPSYPAYSSLRIHLGFNLLYVVLAVAYLGLLIYKLRKSSYGKKQKVMYIMSGISAFILAVFIVGWNLYV, translated from the coding sequence ATGCAAATCAGTCGAAGGTATCACACTGTAAACAAAGTCATCGCTAGTGTACTGTCATTCATATTTATCATTATGGCAATAGCGGTACCTGCCTACGCCGAAGAAGAACAGGTTGAGACTACACCATCCAGGATTCCTTTATCCGAGTTAGAGGAAACGATTGATGCTTATGTTGCCTCGTATGAGAAGTATACGGCTGCCGTTTCCGTTGTGGCGATCAAAGATGGTGAAACCATTGTGAATAAGGCGTATGGCTTTGCGGATATTGAGAATCAGCGAAAGGCAGACACGTCCACTGTTTTTGAATGGGCTTCGATCTCTAAACTGTTGGTCTATACAAGTGTGATGCAGCTTGTCGAACAAGGAAAGCTTGATTTGGAGACGGATATCAGAGAATATCTGCCAGAGGGATTTTTCCAAAAGCTCAAATACGATGAACCGGTTACCCTAATGAACCTGATGCATCACAATGCGGGTTGGGAAGATCAAACAGCGACCGAAGTGTATTATTACGCCGAGAATGAAACGTATGATTTAGGAGAGACGTTGCGTAAAAATGAGCCGAAACAGATCTACAAACCGAATAGCGTCGTTGGTTATTCAAACTATGGCGTTGGACTAGCCGGTTACATCGTGGAATTGGTAAGTGGCCAACCTTTCTATGAATATGTTAATCAACATATTTTTGAACCGCTTCATATGAACGACACTACGATTCATCCAACAGGGCAAAATCGTCCAGACCTCGTGCAAAGAAGGAATGAGATTGAAGGGTATACGAAAGAGTTGAAACGGATCCCTGAGAACAGAGTATATGTAACCTTTTATCCTACTGGGGCAGCCATGGGGACAGCAGAAGATTTAGGGAAATTCCTTGCAGCGCTGATGCCTGTTGATGATAGCCATGTATTATTTGCAAAGAGGGATACGTTAGATGAAATGTTGTCAACAAGTCTATATTATGACGGGACTTCGATTCCGCGATTTGCGCATGGGTTCGTTGAGATGGAATACGGGGTACCTACACTGTTGCACGAGGGGAATTTAAAAGGATTTTCAAGCAAAGTTGTCTTTGATCCCAAATCCAAATTTGGAATGGTGGTCATGACAAACATTGCGTTTGAGGAAATTTATTATTATGGGCTTATTAGCAAAATTTTCGGTAACAGTACATACGTTAATTCGGTTACTTCTGAGAAAGGAGGATATTTCCAATCTGCACGACGACCCGCCTCTAGATTTACTGATTTATTTAGGCAGCTGGATATAACCAAATTTTCAAAAGCGGAGTTAAGTAGTCTTTATAATGTGGTCGAGCATAATGGCGTTGTTGAGAAAATTTCCTACACTCCTTACATGGATTACTTGCCTGTATCGAGTTTAACGGTAAACTTGATTACAATATCATTTATTCCTGTTGCGCTAGCTATCATTTTCAGCTTGGGTGTTTTGATCGGCTACATCATCCGGATGCTTCTTTACAAATTTAAAAAACGAGGAAATCCTCCAACCCATTTTGATACATATTATTTTGCCATTCATTTCGCAGGTGTGTTGCTGCTTCTGAATCTTTTTATCATCTTTACCAGACTTCCAAGTTATCCCGCTTATTCTTCGTTACGCATTCATTTAGGGTTTAACCTACTATATGTAGTTCTGGCCGTGGCGTATCTTGGCTTGCTTATTTATAAACTGCGGAAGAGCAGTTACGGCAAAAAGCAAAAGGTGATGTACATCATGTCTGGCATCTCGGCTTTTATATTGGCTGTTTTTATCGTCGGATGGAATTTGTATGTTTAG